One genomic segment of Candidatus Nomurabacteria bacterium includes these proteins:
- a CDS encoding endonuclease/exonuclease/phosphatase family protein gives MNSRNIPTTLKIPCDHQCRNNIWFFSIGILYLIAVSSYAIGSKNFFFDLFSHFQPQYTLGGISILLLGALFKIDRRMILLASIAVLTHFFLIVYPIRMSDMDQTKASEIDFFFMNSNYFNEKYLDIYDEYDKYSSASQIYEKGSVALVEANEDIIRLFTQEYGDPVEIEGVGGQTCVIFSRTFIAVPNDTLPKFEYPTCIASSRNITQIVVHPYPPLSKELADRQAVYFEQISVYIEELRSTGTDFIVMGDFNSTKYNAVFRRYFGSMDSTDLYTWELGKPWMLQLDHVFSNKPIDVYRSKRLSSDHIGLFINIDQD, from the coding sequence ATGAATTCAAGAAATATACCAACAACACTGAAAATACCTTGTGATCACCAATGTAGGAACAATATCTGGTTCTTTTCTATTGGAATTCTTTATCTGATAGCCGTAAGCTCATACGCTATCGGAAGTAAGAATTTCTTTTTTGACCTCTTTAGCCACTTCCAACCTCAATATACCCTAGGGGGTATATCGATCCTACTGCTGGGGGCACTATTCAAGATCGACAGACGAATGATCTTACTGGCGAGTATCGCCGTTCTGACGCACTTCTTCTTGATCGTCTACCCGATCAGGATGTCAGATATGGATCAAACAAAAGCCTCTGAGATAGACTTCTTTTTCATGAATAGTAATTATTTCAACGAAAAGTATTTAGATATCTATGATGAGTATGATAAATACAGTTCAGCCTCTCAAATATATGAGAAAGGTTCGGTCGCATTAGTTGAAGCAAATGAGGATATAATAAGATTGTTTACCCAGGAGTATGGTGATCCTGTAGAGATCGAAGGGGTTGGAGGACAGACTTGCGTAATATTCTCAAGAACCTTTATAGCTGTGCCAAATGATACATTACCAAAATTCGAATATCCGACCTGTATCGCATCATCAAGAAACATCACACAGATCGTTGTACACCCATATCCACCCTTAAGTAAGGAGCTTGCAGATAGACAGGCTGTATATTTTGAACAGATCTCTGTGTATATTGAAGAATTGAGATCAACAGGGACAGACTTTATCGTCATGGGTGATTTTAATTCAACAAAGTATAATGCGGTATTTCGTAGGTATTTTGGAAGTATGGATAGTACCGATCTCTATACGTGGGAACTCGGCAAACCATGGATGCTACAACTGGATCATGTGTTTTCTAACAAACCTATTGATGTTTACAGGTCAAAGAGGTTATCATCTGACCATATAGGCTTATTTATAAATATTGACCAAGATTGA